The sequence below is a genomic window from Anaerolineae bacterium.
GATATTGTGGACAAGATGCTCAAGCGGGTCATTGGTGAAACCATAGAGCTGGCCTTGTTCCTGGAACCGGCATTATGGCCGGTGAAGATTGACCCGGCCCAGATGGAGCAGGTTATTGTTAACTTGGCGGTCAACGCCCGCGATGCCATGCCTGGCGGCGGCAAATTGACCATTGAAACAGCCAATGTGGTTTTGGACGATGCGTATGTGGCCGGCCACCTGGGTGCCGAGCCGGGCGAACACGTGCGGTTGTGCGTGAGTGATACGGGTTGCGGTATGAGCAAAGAGGTGCAGGCCCATATTTTTGAGCCGTTTTTTACCACCAAAGAGGTTAATGAGGGCACAGGGTTGGGCTTGGCCACTGTTTTTGGCATTGTCAAACAAAGCCAGGGCAATATTTGGGCCTACAGCGAAGAAGGGGTAGGCAGTACCTTTAAAATCTATTTACCGCGGGCAACTCAGGCCACCGACACCGCGCTCCGGCTGGCGGAAACGGATGATTTGCCCCGCGGCGCAGAAACAATCCTGGTGGTGGAAGATGAGGCAATGGTGCGTGAGTTGGCCGTGCGGGTGCTGGGCTGGCAGGGTTACACCATTCTACAGGCGGCCAATGGCCGGGAAGCTTTGAGTTTGGCCCAGAAATACAACGGAGAAATCCACCTTTTGTTGACGGACATGGTCATGCCCCAATTGGGAGGCCAACTATTAGCCAACCAGATAAAAACTATCTGCCCTGATATTAAAATTCTTTTCACTTCAGGTTACACCAGCCAGGCTATGGTAACACATGAGATGTTGTTTGCGGGCGCAGAGTTTATCCAAAAGCCCTTTTCGCCAAGAGAATTGGCCCATAAGGTGAGGGAGGTGTTGGACGGAGCGGATTGGGAAATAGGAAGCAGGAAATAGAAATTAGATAGGGCCGGTTTATCAACATTCGGCTAAGGTTTCTAATTTCGCGATTGTTCACCTTGTGGACGAGCGTTCCGGTTATTCAACCGGAACGGGTAAATATCGGGTTAACCCGGTCAAATATCCGGTTACGGTTTCAAAACTGTAACCATCAGGTGGAACAGCGAATGGTTACCTAATTTCTAAATTCTAAATTCTTATTTCCAACTCCGGTTCATCCGGGGGGTTAGGGTTGTTCAACCAAGGCCCACCAGGGTTTGGCTTCTAGGGGCAGGGGCACTCCTTTGAGGGCAATCAGGTGCGAGTCTTCGCCGAGGGCGCGCATTTTGGGCCAGGTAAAAAAGCGTTCTAAGGTGTTTGGGGGATAAACATCGAGCATGGCCTGGTACCAGTTGGCGGCGCTGCTATTTGTCTCGGCCTGGTCGTCGGCCAAACGTTTTTGGTAATGCCAATATTCAAAGGCCAAAAAGTGCCAGGTCCAACTGTATTCCTCGTCGTCGTGCGAGGAAATGCGTTGCCAGCCGTACTCGCGGGCCAGGGCGGTCATGTCCACGTAGTAACCGGCCAAGTTGGCCTTTTCTAGGCCGCCCTGTTCGGGGGCAATCTGGGTGCGGGCGCGGCTGCTATAATTCCACGGGTTGGCCGTGACCGGACGGCCACACCGGCCGCTCTGGTCGGCGCAGCGTAGAAAAATGCGCCAGTAGGTTTCGCCGCTGTAATCTTCGCGCCCAATCTCGTGGGCCAATTCGCCGTTTAGATGATAATCAAACAGGGTGTCAATGGCCCGCCCGCTTTTATGCCAACTGGCATATTGCGACGTTTCGCTGTAAGCAGCCACATCCCGCGTGGCATCCGACAATACCCCCAAAAAGTCATACCCCACCTCGTCCCGCAACCGAAACCGCCAGGCTTGAAATGAGTCATCCACCGTATCGGCCAGCCAGGGCGTGCCTACTTCCAGATCATCCAAACGAACCAGGTTAAAAGGCTCAGCCTCGTGCGCCTCGTTGGCGGTCAATTGTTCCCGGTACAATGGCGAACCGCCATTGTCGCTCAAGGTTGCGACCCTTTGGCCGGCCTCAACTGCCTGCTGATGCCAGGTCAAACGCCCCTGGATGCTAATGATGCCGGTCAATAGGTGGGGGAGTTGATGGATTGCGCCGGACGTTTGTAGAGCCACCACTTCTCCATCCCAACGATGAAAGATGGCCGCCAGGGTATCACCGGTGGGACTCCAGGCCGGGCCATCGGTGCGGCCCAGCCAAGTGACCGGCTCCATCGGCCCGTTTTGAGTGGGGGGCTGAGCTGTGTCTAAAACAAATACCTCCCGGTCGCCCAAATCGTCAATCACAAAGGCCAATTGCTTGCCGTTAGGATGCCAGACGGGCCATTCTTCGGCGGTCGGGGTATCGGTCAGGCGGGTGACATTGCCGCTGGCTATCTCAAGTAAGAATAAATCCTTGTTGCCCTCGCGCCAACTGGTAAAGGCCAGGGTGCGGCCGGCAGGACTCCAGGCCGGGGCAAAGTCGCCCGCCGGCGAGTTGGCGGTCAGATTTATGGCCGGGCCGATCCCGGCGGCGTCAACGCGCCAGATGTCCAGGTTGCCGGCCTGGTAGGATTCGTAGGCCAGGCTCTGGCCGTCGGGACTCCAGGTTGGCGCGCCTTCGTAATGGGGCGAGTTGGTCAGGCGGGTTTCCTGGCCGGTGGGCAGGTCAAGCACGTACACGTCCCAATTATTATTGCGGCGAGAGGCAAAGGCCAGCTTGTCGCCCTGGGGCGAGTAGGCGGGGTCGGCATCTTCAAAGACGTCGTTGGTGAGTTGGCGGGGGGTAGAGCCATCCGGGGCCAGGCTGTAAATATCCCACTGGCCGTGCCGGTAAGCGGCAAAGGCGATACGTTCTGCCGTAGAGGTAGGTTGACCTTTAGCCGGGTCGGCGGCAAAAGTCAGCAAAAATAAAATGGTCAAGCCCAAAGCGGGAAGATTAGTTTTTGACAACAATTAGCGTTCCTGATTTCTATTTTGTAACTTCCAAGAGCGCCTGCTCCACAATTCCCTCTAGTGAAGTCAGACTCTCCTGCAACCGGCCAATGTATCCGGCCAGTTCGGTATCGCCGAGGTTGAGGGCAATGGGTACGTCAAGGTTGAGCGGCACGGTGGTGGAAATGGGAATGGTGCGGTCAATGGAAACCGGGATGCTGGTGTCAATGGGAATTTCAATGTCCACCGGCACGGTCACGTCCACCGGAAAGCCCTGGCCTGTCCCCAGCGGGTCGAGCAAAATGGTGGTATTGATCTCCTGTTTGATGGGCACAGACAACTGAACGGGGATTTCGATGGTTTCGTTAAAGGGGATGTCGGCCTCAACAGGG
It includes:
- a CDS encoding PD40 domain-containing protein, with amino-acid sequence MSKTNLPALGLTILFLLTFAADPAKGQPTSTAERIAFAAYRHGQWDIYSLAPDGSTPRQLTNDVFEDADPAYSPQGDKLAFASRRNNNWDVYVLDLPTGQETRLTNSPHYEGAPTWSPDGQSLAYESYQAGNLDIWRVDAAGIGPAINLTANSPAGDFAPAWSPAGRTLAFTSWREGNKDLFLLEIASGNVTRLTDTPTAEEWPVWHPNGKQLAFVIDDLGDREVFVLDTAQPPTQNGPMEPVTWLGRTDGPAWSPTGDTLAAIFHRWDGEVVALQTSGAIHQLPHLLTGIISIQGRLTWHQQAVEAGQRVATLSDNGGSPLYREQLTANEAHEAEPFNLVRLDDLEVGTPWLADTVDDSFQAWRFRLRDEVGYDFLGVLSDATRDVAAYSETSQYASWHKSGRAIDTLFDYHLNGELAHEIGREDYSGETYWRIFLRCADQSGRCGRPVTANPWNYSSRARTQIAPEQGGLEKANLAGYYVDMTALAREYGWQRISSHDDEEYSWTWHFLAFEYWHYQKRLADDQAETNSSAANWYQAMLDVYPPNTLERFFTWPKMRALGEDSHLIALKGVPLPLEAKPWWALVEQP